The following coding sequences are from one Buchnera aphidicola (Cinara confinis) window:
- the fdx gene encoding ISC system 2Fe-2S type ferredoxin codes for MPNIFFYPQKFILPNGLSVQASPGQSILDIALENNIAMEHACEKSCACCTCHCIIRKGFSSLSACSEEEEDLLDKAWGLEKHSRLGCQACVGNNDIAVEIPLYSVHHINEMKT; via the coding sequence ATGCCTAATATTTTTTTTTATCCTCAAAAATTTATATTACCAAATGGATTATCTGTTCAAGCATCCCCTGGTCAATCTATTTTAGATATAGCTTTGGAAAATAACATCGCTATGGAACATGCTTGCGAAAAATCGTGTGCTTGTTGTACTTGTCATTGTATTATTAGAAAAGGTTTTAGTTCTTTATCTGCATGTTCAGAAGAAGAAGAAGATCTTTTAGACAAAGCTTGGGGATTAGAAAAACATAGTCGCCTTGGCTGTCAAGCTTGTGTTGGAAATAATGATATTGCAGTTGAAATACCCTTATATAGTGTACATCATATAAATGAAATGAAGACATGA